A portion of the Mus pahari chromosome 17, PAHARI_EIJ_v1.1, whole genome shotgun sequence genome contains these proteins:
- the Zfpm2 gene encoding zinc finger protein ZFPM2 isoform X3, with protein sequence MDLNNNSLKTKAQVPMVLTAGPKWLLDVTWQGVEDSKNNCIVYSKGGQLWCTTTKAISEGEELIAFVVDFDSRLQAASHMTLTEGMYPARLLDSIQLLPQQAAMASILPTAIVNKDIFPCKSCGIWYRSERNLQAHLMYYCSGRQREAAPVSEENEDNSHQISSLCPFPQCTKSFSNARALEMHLNSHSGVKMEEFLPPGASLKCTVCSYTADSVINFHQHLFSHLTQAAFRCNHCHFGFQTQRELLQHQELHVSSGKLPRESDMEHSPSGTEDSLQPATDLLTRSDLSQSQKAMPTKDASSDTELDKCEKKTQLFLTNQRPEIQPAANKQSFSYTKIKSEPSSPRLASSPVQANIGPPFPVGPFLSQFAFPQDITMVPQASEILAKMSELVHRRLRHGSSSYPPVIYSPLMPKGATCFECNITFNNLDNYLVHKKHYCSSRWQQMAKSPEFPSVSEKMPEAVSPNTGQTSINLLNPAAHSSDPENPLLQTSCINSSTVLDLIGPNGKGHEKDFSTQVKKLPTSNSNDDKINGKPVDVKNPSGPLVDGESDPNKTTCEACNITFSRHETYMVHKQYYCATRHDPPLKRSASNKVPAMQRTMRTRKRRKMYEMCLPEQEQRPPLVQQRFLDVANLSNPCSSTQEPTEGLGECYHPRCDIFPGIVSKHLETSLTMNKCVPVPKCDTTHSSVSCLEMDVPIDLSKKCLSQSERTTASPKRLLDYHECTVCKISFNKVENYLAHKQNFCPVTAHQRNELGQLDGKGFPNPESERNSPEVNFERNMIKCEKNGNPKQPSPNGNVFSSHLATLQGLKVFSEAAQLIATKEESKHLFLPQCLYPGAIKKTKGADQLSPYYGIKPSDYIASSLVIHNTDVEQSTNTENESPKGQASSNGCAVPKKDSLPLLPKNRGMVIVNGGLKQDERPTANPQQENISQNTQHEDGHKSPSWISENPLAANENVSPGIPCAEEQLSSIAKGVNGSSQAPSSGKYCRLCDIQFNNLSNFITHKKFYCSSHAAEHVK encoded by the exons GGGGCCAACTTTGGTGCACCACAACGAAGGCCATCTCAGAGGGTGAAGAGCTCATCGCCTTTGTGGTGGATTTTGACTCAAGGCTACAAGCTGCTAGTCACATGACTCTCACAGAAGGGATGTACCCCGCCCGCCTGCTGGACTCGATTCAGCTGCTTCCTCAGCAAGCTGCCATGGCTTCTATTTTGCCTACAGCTATTGTCAATA AGGATATATTCCCTTGTAAGTCCTGTGGCATCTGGTACCGGAGCGAGCGGAACCTGCAAGCCCATTTGATGTACTACTGTAGTGGGAGGCAAAGAGAAGCTGCTCCAGTgtctgaagaaaatgaagacaactCGCATCAGATTTCCAGCCTGTGCCCCTTCCCACAGTGCACCAAGAGCTTTTCCAATGCCCGAGCTCTAGAAATGCACCTGAATTCACACAGTG GAGTGAAAATGGAAGAGTTCCTGCCCCCTGGGGCGAGTTTAAAATGCACAGTCTGTAGCTACACTGCTGATTCTGTGATCAACTTCCACCAACACCTGTTCTCGCATCTCACTCAAGCCGCCTTCCGATGCAACCACTGCCATTTTGGCTTTCAGACCCAGAGGGAGTTACTGCAGCACCAGGAGCTCCATGTCTCCAGTGGCAAACTTCCCAGAGAAAGTGACATGGAACACTCCCCAAGTGGAACGGAAGACAGCTTACAGCCAGCCACAGACTTGTTGACCAGAAGTGACCTCTCCCAGAGCCAAAAGGCCATGCCGACTAAGGATGCAAGCTCAGACACAGAGCTGGACAAGTGTGAAAAAAAGACTCAACTCTTCCTCACCAACCAGAGACCAGAGATACAGCCTGCGGCCAACAAGCAAAGCTTCTCTTACACAAAAATAAAGTCTGAGCCCTCCAGTCCCAGACTTGCCTCATCTCCAGTGCAAGCCAACATCGGGCCCCCTTTCCCTGTGGGACCTTTCCTGTCTCAGTTTGCTTTTCCCCAAGATATCACGATGGTCCCTCAGGCTTCCGAGATCTTGGCGAAGATGTCCGAGCTGGTGCACCGTCGACTGAGGCATGGGAGTAGTAGCTACCCTCCAGTGATTTATAGCCCTTTGATGCCCAAAGGGGCTACGTGCTTTGAGTGTAACATAACATTCAATAATTTGGATAACTATCTAGTTCATAAAAAGCACTACTGCAGCAGCCGATGGCAACAGATGGCCAAATCCCCTGAGTTTCCGAGTGTTTCTGAAAAGATGCCTGAGGCTGTGAGTCCTAACACTGGCCAGACTTCCATAAACCTTCTCAACCCAGCCGCTCATTCATCAGACCCAGAGAATCCACTCCTTCAAACATCCTGCATCAACTCTTCCACCGTTTTAGATTTGATTGGGCCAAACGGGAAAGGCCATGAGAAGGACTTTTCCACTCAAGTCAAAAAGTTGCCCACCTCCAACAGTAATGAcgacaaaataaatggaaagccTGTTGATGTGAAAAATCCCAGCGGTCCCTTAGTGGATGGGGAAAGTGACCCAAATAAGACTACCTGTGAAGCTTGTAACATCACCTTCAGCAGGCATGAAACCTATATGGTCCACAAACAGTATTACTGTGCAACACGCCATGACCCTCCGCTAAAGAGATCTGCTTCCAACAAAGTACCGGCCATGCAGAGAACCATGCGCACACGCAAGCGAAGAAAGATGTACGAAATGTGCCTACCTGAGCAGGAGCAGCGGCCACCCCTGGTCCAGCAGAGATTTCTTGATGTAGCCAACCTAAGCAATCCTTGTAGCTCCACTCAAGAGCCCACCGAAGGGCTAGGAGAATGCTACCACCCAAGATGCGACATCTTTCCAGGAATTGTCTCAAAGCACTTGGAAACATCATTGACCATGAACAAATGTGTTCCAGTTCCCAAATGTGACACGACCCATTCCAGTGTTTCCTGCTTGGAGATGGATGTCCCTATAGATCTCAGCAAAAAGTGTTTATCGCAGTCTGAGCGGACGACAGCATCCCCTAAGAGGCTACTAGACTACCACGAGTGCACAGTGTGCAAGATCAGCTTCAATAAGGTCGAGAACTACCTGGCCCACAAGCAGAATTTCTGCCCTGTCACTGCACATCAACGTAATGAGCTGGGTCAGCTTGATGGCAAAGGGTTTCCGAATCCAGAAAGTGAACGGAACAGCCCGGAAGTCAACTTTGAAAGAAACATGATCAAATGTGAGAAGAATGGGAATCCAAAGCAACCTTCTCCCAACGGAAACGTGTTTTCATCCCATTTGGCGACCTTGCAAGGCCTGAAAGTGTTCAGCGAAGCAGCTCAGCTCATTGctacaaaagaagaaagcaaacatttgTTTCTTCCCCAATGCCTTTACCCTGGAGCAATAAAGAAGACGAAAGGAGCCGACCAACTTTCTCCATACTATGGGATAAAGCCAAGCGATTATATAGCCAGTTCTCTTGTTATCCACAACACTGACGTCGAACAAAGcacaaatacagaaaatgaatCACCTAAAGGCCAGGCCTCCTCAAATGGGTGTGCTGTACCCAAGAAAGATTCTCTGCCATTGTTGCCCAAAAACAGAGGCATGGTCATAGTGAATGGTGGACTCAAGCAAGATGAAAGACCTACGGCCAACCCACAGCAAGAGAACATTTCCCAGAATACCCAGCATGAAGATGGCCACAAATCCCCTTCGTGGATCTCTGAGAACCCATTAGCTGCAAATGAGAATGTCTCCCCAGGAATTCCCTGCGCAGAAGAACAGTTGTCTAGCATAGCAAAAGGTGTGAATGGCTCCAGCCAGGCTCCCAGCAGTGGGAAATACTGCCGGCTATGCGATATCCAGTTCAATAATCTTTCGAACTTTATAACTCACAAGAAGTTTTATTGCTCATCACATGCAGCAGAACATGTCAAATGA